A single Mustela lutreola isolate mMusLut2 chromosome X, mMusLut2.pri, whole genome shotgun sequence DNA region contains:
- the BCAP31 gene encoding B-cell receptor-associated protein 31 yields MSLQWTAVATFLYAEVFAVLLLCIPFISPKRWQKIFKSRLVELVVTYGNTFFVVLIVILVLLVIDAAREIRKYDDVTEKVNLQNNPGAVEHFHMKLFRAQRNLYIAGFSLLLSFLLRRLVTLISQQATLLASNEAFKKQAESASEAAKKYMEENDQLKKEAAVGGVKLDGRDAEKKVEEENRSLKADLKKLKDELDINKQKLEKAENEALAMRKQSEGLTKEYDRLLEEHAKLQAAVDGPTDKKEE; encoded by the exons ATGAGTCTGCAGTGGACTGCAGTCGCCACCTTCCTCTATGCAGAGGTCTTTGCTGTGCTGCTTCTCTGTATTCCCTTCATTTCTCCCAAAAG aTGGCAGAAGATTTTCAAGTCCCGCCTGGTGGAGTTGGTAGTTACTTACGGCAACACCTTCTTTGTAGTCCTCATTGTCATCCTTGTGCTGCTGGTCATTG ACGCCGCGCGCGAGATCCGGAAGTACGACGACGTGACGGAGAAGGTGAACCTGCAGAACAACCCCGGCGCCGTGGAGCACTTCCACATGAAGCTTTTCCGCGCCCAGCGGAACCTCTACATTGCCGGCTTCTCCTTGCTGCTGTCTTT CCTGCTTAGACGCCTGGTGACTCTCATCTCGCAGCAGGCCACGCTGCTGGCGTCCAACGAAGCCTttaaaaagcaggcagagagtgctAGTGAGGCGGCCAAGAAGTACATGGAAGAGAATGACCAGCTGAAGAAG GAAGCTGCTGTTGGCGGGGTGAAGTTGGACGGTAGGGATGCCGAGAAGAAGGTGGAAGAAGAGAACAGGAGCCTGAAGGCTGATCTGAAGAAGCTGAAGGACGAGCTGGACATCAACAAGCAAA AATTAGAGAAGGCTGAAAACGAGGCTCTGGCCATGCGGAAGCAGTCTGAGGGCCTGACCAAGGAGTACGACCGCCTGTTGGAGGAGCACGCGAAATTACAG GCAGCAGTAGACGGCCCCACGGACAAGAAGGAGGAGTGA